From the genome of Bradyrhizobium sp. G127:
TACCGAGCCATTCATGGTGTTTTTCCTTTAGAACGGCCCATGAGCCGCCGACCCGGACGAGCCTTTTGATGAGTAACGATTTCCGCCATAGCGTCGAGACCATGATCCCGGCCCTGCGGCGCTATGCTCGGGCGCTGACGCGGGATTCCGACATTGCCGACGATCTGGTGCAGGACACGCTGGTGCGGGCGCTGCGCTCGGAGAAGCTGTTTCTCGGCGGCGACCTGCGCGCCTGGCTCTACACGATTTTGACCAATCTCAACCGCAACCGCCGCCGCTCGCTGGCGCGGCAGCCGACGATGATGGAACTGCATGACACCAACGCCGACGCCTCCGGCACCGAGGCGGAAGGCCGCGACATTTCCCGCGCGCTGGCGACACTGGCGGAGGATCAGCGCGCGGTGCTGCTGCTGGTGGTGTTGGAAGGCCTCAGCTACCGCGACGTCGCCGACATTCAGGGCGTGCCGATCGGCACCGTGATGTCGCGCCTCGCGCGGGCACGGGCGCAGGTGAGGGCTGTACTCGAGGGCGAGCGGCCGGCGCTGCGGCGGGTGAAGTGAAAATGCATTTCATGACCCAAACGAGATTCGACAGAGACGAAAGAGCCGGACGATGACCGATCACACCATTCCCGTCACCGAGGACGAACTCCACGCCTATGTGGACAACGAACTCCCTGCGGAACGCCGCGACGCGGTCGAGGCGTGGCTTGCCGCGCATCCCGACGACGCCGCGCGGGTGGCGTCATGGCGCACGATGAGCGACGCGCTGCATGCAAAATACGATGCGGTGGCGGACGAGCCGGTGCCGGCGCGGCTGTCGGTCGATGCGCTGTCACGGACGCCGCGGCGCTGGATGATGGGCGCCATCGCCGCAACGCTGGTGGCGTTCGCCGCCGGTGGCGGCGTCGGCTGGGTGGCGCACGGCGCCAACGCCGGGCCGTCGATGTTCGCGAATCTCACCGGCGACGCGCTCGACGCCCACAAGCTATATGTGGTCGAGGTGCGGCATCCGGTGGAAGTGGCAGGCAGCGAGAAGGCGCATCTGCAGCAGTGGCTGACCAAGCGCTGCGGCTGGGAAGTGCGCGCGCCCGAACTCGACGCGACCGGACTGAAACTGGTCGGCGGCCGGCTGCTGCCCGGCCCGACGGGACCGGCGTCGTTCCTGATGTACGAAAACGCGTCGGGCGAGCGCTTCACGGTCTACGCGTCGCGCGCGTCCACCGAAACAACGCAGATGCGCTACGCGACGAGCAACGGCACCGGCGCGCTGTTCTGGGCCGATCGCGGCGTCGGATTTGTCGTCAGCGGCGGCACCGACCGCGACCGTCTCGAACGCGTCGCGCGGCTGGTCTACGACCAGAACGAGAAGGCGGGATTGTAAGCGCGGCCTGCCGTCTCACTCCTTGACCGCAAGCACCTTGTCGATGCGGCGGCCGTCGAGATCGACGACCTCGAACCGCCAGCCGTCGGCGCTGACGCTTTGCCCCGCTTCCGGGATCGCGCCGAATTTCTCCAGCAGATAGCCGGCGCAGGTCTGGTAGGGGCGCGGCGCGGGCAACTGAATATCGAGCAGCGCCGCGAACTCCAGCGCAGGCATCCAGCCCGAGATGAGCAACGAGCCGTCGTCGCGCTTGACGAAAGCGGGTTCGGCCGGGCCCGCCTCGGTGTGAAAGCTGCCGACGATGGACTCCAGAATATCGGCGTTGGTGACGACGCCCTGAAACGTGCCGTACTCGTCGTGCACGAGGCCCATGTGAACCGGCGATTCACGCAGGATGGCGACGACGTCGCGCGCGTCGACGGTTTCGGGAATCACCGGCGCGTCGCGCACCAGCTTGCCGATGTCCGGAATCTCTCCTGCCAGATACACGTCCAGCATGTCCTTGGCCTGCACGATGCCGAGCGTCTCCTCGCCGTCGAACACCGGCAGGCGGGAATGCGAGCCCTCCTTGAATGCAAGCCGGATCACCTCCGGCGGATCGGACAGGTTGATCATGCTGACCTCGTGGCGCGGCGTCATCACCGCGCCGACCGGCAGATCGCCGAGCCGCATCACGCCCGCGATCATTTCCTTCTCGCCCGGCTCCAGCACGCCGGCATTTTCCGCCTCGACGACCAGGGTGCGGATTTCCTCCTCGCTGACTTTGTCCCCGGCCTCGCCGCGCTGGCCGAGCAGCCAGAGCAGTCCCTTGCCGGAGCGATCCAGCACCCACACCAGCGGCGAGGATATTTTCGCGAGCACCACCATCGCCGGCGCGACCTTCACGGCCACCGCTTCGGGATCGCGCAGCGCGATTTGCTTTGGCACCAGTTCGCCGACAATGAGCGAAGCATAGGTGATCAATGTCACGACGGCGCCGACCCCAACCGCGTCGGCGACACCCTGCGACAATCCGGCGCCCGCCAGCCACGCCGACACGCGCGCGCCGAGGGTGGCGCCGGAAAACGCGCCGGACAGCACGCCGACGAGGGTGATGCCGATCTGGACGGTGGAGAGAAATTTTCCGGGGTCCGACGCCAAGGCGAGTGCGCGGCGCGAACCGCTCACGCCCTTCTCAACCAGGGCGGCCAGCCTCGCAGGCCGGGATGAGACGATGGCAAGCTCCGACATCGCGAGCAGGCCGTTGATCACGATGAGCACCGTGACGATACCAAGTTCAAGGGATAACAATTGATGCCTTTTTGTGGGGTACGCCCGCAGACTACACCAAAATTCGCACTGCAACAGCATGGCGACCCTGCACGGAGGCGCTTTATCAAATCGTCACAGATGCTAGAAGACCGGTTCCCTGCGTGACCTTCAAAGGAAAGAAAATGCCAGCCTATCGTTCCCGGACCAGCACCCACGGCCGCAACATGGCGGGCGCGCGCGGCCTTTGGCGCGCCACCGGCATGAAGAACGAAGACTTCGGCAAGCCGATCATCGCCATCGTCAACTCTTTCACCCAGTTCGTTCCCGGTCACGTGCATCTGCAGGATCTCGGCCAGCTCGTCGCGCGCGAGGTCGAGAAGGCCGGCGGCGTCGCCAAGGAATTCAACACCATCGCGGTCGACGACGGCATCGCCATGGGACATGACGGCATGCTCTACAGCCTGCCGTCGCGCGAACTGATCGCCGACAG
Proteins encoded in this window:
- a CDS encoding sigma-70 family RNA polymerase sigma factor gives rise to the protein MSNDFRHSVETMIPALRRYARALTRDSDIADDLVQDTLVRALRSEKLFLGGDLRAWLYTILTNLNRNRRRSLARQPTMMELHDTNADASGTEAEGRDISRALATLAEDQRAVLLLVVLEGLSYRDVADIQGVPIGTVMSRLARARAQVRAVLEGERPALRRVK
- a CDS encoding anti-sigma factor, producing the protein MTDHTIPVTEDELHAYVDNELPAERRDAVEAWLAAHPDDAARVASWRTMSDALHAKYDAVADEPVPARLSVDALSRTPRRWMMGAIAATLVAFAAGGGVGWVAHGANAGPSMFANLTGDALDAHKLYVVEVRHPVEVAGSEKAHLQQWLTKRCGWEVRAPELDATGLKLVGGRLLPGPTGPASFLMYENASGERFTVYASRASTETTQMRYATSNGTGALFWADRGVGFVVSGGTDRDRLERVARLVYDQNEKAGL
- a CDS encoding hemolysin family protein, whose protein sequence is MLSLELGIVTVLIVINGLLAMSELAIVSSRPARLAALVEKGVSGSRRALALASDPGKFLSTVQIGITLVGVLSGAFSGATLGARVSAWLAGAGLSQGVADAVGVGAVVTLITYASLIVGELVPKQIALRDPEAVAVKVAPAMVVLAKISSPLVWVLDRSGKGLLWLLGQRGEAGDKVSEEEIRTLVVEAENAGVLEPGEKEMIAGVMRLGDLPVGAVMTPRHEVSMINLSDPPEVIRLAFKEGSHSRLPVFDGEETLGIVQAKDMLDVYLAGEIPDIGKLVRDAPVIPETVDARDVVAILRESPVHMGLVHDEYGTFQGVVTNADILESIVGSFHTEAGPAEPAFVKRDDGSLLISGWMPALEFAALLDIQLPAPRPYQTCAGYLLEKFGAIPEAGQSVSADGWRFEVVDLDGRRIDKVLAVKE